The Aurantiacibacter arachoides genome window below encodes:
- a CDS encoding redoxin family protein, with translation MKRLRIILWAMVVVAALLFGLFAYQLSQPKDAFVTSAMVGEQVPQFTLEPAAADRPGLAAADLANGRPQLLNLFGSWCVPCRVEAPQLEMLERQGATINGVALRDRPDDVAQFLEIFGNPFARIGRDDVSEMQFALGSSGVPETFVIDGQGRITYQHIGPIMDRDVPTIMEELRKAGAGS, from the coding sequence ATGAAGCGGCTGCGCATCATCCTGTGGGCCATGGTGGTCGTCGCTGCGCTGCTGTTCGGCCTGTTCGCCTACCAGCTCAGCCAGCCCAAGGATGCCTTCGTGACCAGCGCGATGGTGGGCGAACAGGTCCCGCAGTTCACTCTGGAGCCAGCCGCTGCCGACAGGCCGGGCCTCGCCGCTGCCGATCTTGCCAATGGCCGCCCGCAATTGCTCAACCTGTTCGGCAGCTGGTGTGTCCCTTGCCGGGTGGAGGCGCCCCAGCTGGAGATGCTGGAACGCCAGGGCGCGACCATCAACGGCGTGGCCTTGCGCGACCGGCCCGACGACGTTGCGCAATTCCTGGAGATTTTCGGCAATCCGTTCGCCCGCATCGGCCGTGATGACGTTTCCGAAATGCAGTTTGCGCTGGGTTCCTCGGGCGTGCCGGAAACGTTCGTGATCGATGGGCAGGGGCGCATAACCTACCAGCACATCGGCCCCATCATGGATCGCGACGTGCCCACGATCATGGAAGAATTGCGCAAGGCCGGGGCAGGCTCGTGA
- a CDS encoding cytochrome c-type biogenesis protein CcmH — MIRLPVLLLLVFATPLAAQGTMPPAPYAYTQLEDPAQEAAARDLMHTLRCLQCQSQSIADSDAPIAGDMRHQVRSRIAAGDSPDAVRDWLVSRYGDYISYEPQVSATTWPLFVVPAVILVLALLLLLARVGRRRAGGMGGVDA, encoded by the coding sequence GTGATACGCTTGCCGGTCTTGCTGCTGCTGGTATTCGCTACCCCGCTTGCCGCGCAAGGCACCATGCCGCCCGCACCCTACGCCTACACCCAGCTGGAAGACCCGGCGCAGGAAGCTGCCGCGCGCGACCTGATGCACACGCTGCGCTGCCTGCAATGCCAGAGCCAGTCTATCGCTGATTCGGATGCCCCTATCGCTGGTGACATGCGCCACCAGGTCCGGTCGCGCATTGCGGCGGGGGACAGCCCCGATGCCGTGCGTGACTGGCTGGTTTCTCGATATGGCGACTACATCAGCTACGAACCGCAGGTGAGCGCGACCACCTGGCCGCTGTTCGTTGTTCCCGCCGTGATCCTGGTGCTGGCGCTGTTGCTGCTGCTTGCGCGGGTGGGCCGCCGCCGGGCGGGCGGAATGGGCGGGGTGGATGCATGA
- a CDS encoding tetratricopeptide repeat protein, which produces MTWIVVILLALACFAVAVVVFRLPRVLWTSLGAALALGLVGYAWQASPGLPSARAAGAFDAGAQEVDVVVQRQEFIADEDRSTANLLITADAMSRRGRHTDAAAYLAGVTEQNPADFEGWLALGIALTEHAEGTLTAPALYAFKQAAQIKPSHPGPGYFLGVSLIRQGRLAEARQVWAETLAVAPVDAAGRAGLADRLERLDMLLAQLASDNPAAPAGPSPAAPIPGNTNQ; this is translated from the coding sequence ATGACCTGGATCGTCGTCATCCTGCTGGCCCTGGCATGCTTCGCCGTAGCGGTGGTCGTGTTCCGCCTGCCGCGCGTGCTGTGGACCAGCCTTGGCGCCGCGCTTGCCCTCGGTCTTGTCGGCTATGCCTGGCAGGCGAGCCCGGGCCTCCCTTCGGCAAGGGCTGCGGGCGCCTTCGATGCCGGTGCGCAGGAGGTGGACGTGGTGGTCCAGCGGCAGGAGTTCATCGCGGACGAGGATCGCTCGACGGCCAACCTGCTGATCACCGCCGATGCCATGTCGCGGCGCGGGCGCCATACCGATGCCGCAGCCTATCTCGCCGGTGTCACCGAGCAGAACCCGGCCGATTTCGAAGGCTGGCTGGCGCTCGGCATCGCCTTGACAGAGCACGCCGAAGGCACGCTGACCGCGCCCGCGCTCTACGCCTTCAAGCAGGCCGCGCAGATCAAGCCCTCGCATCCGGGCCCCGGCTATTTCCTGGGCGTGTCCCTGATCCGGCAGGGGCGCTTGGCGGAGGCCCGGCAGGTCTGGGCCGAAACGCTGGCGGTCGCGCCTGTGGACGCCGCGGGCCGGGCCGGACTGGCAGACAGGCTCGAGCGCCTCGATATGCTCCTGGCCCAGTTGGCCAGCGACAATCCCGCAGCACCCGCAGGCCCTTCTCCTGCGGCTCCGATCCCTGGCAACACGAACCAATAG
- a CDS encoding potassium transporter Kup, with protein sequence MSATTNDRESAKLKLAVGAIGIVFGDIGTSPLYAFRETFRGPHELPIDDLHILGVLSLIFWSMTLIVSIQYVSILMRADNKGQGGSLALVALLSRTIGKTRYSGVVVMLGVAATALFYGDSMITPAISVLSAVEGLSVVNPGMERWIIPIALVLLVSLFLLQKRGSAKVGMMFAPVMSVYFVVLAVLGVGYIFAAPEILRALNPYYMVQFFLTDGYTAFLALGSVVLAVTGAEALYSDMGHFGRGPMRLSWFGFVMPCLLLNYFGQGAMILSLPDAAAEEAILNPFFYLASDAYRLPLVILATCATFIASQAVISGAFSVTHQAIQLGFVPRLSIRHTSDEHEGQIYIPVINWMLMLAVILLVLFFQNSSNLASAYGIAVTGAMMIDTLLMAVLLLMVWKWKWWLATPVIALFVLVDGAYFAANLTKVPDGGWFPLIVGAMAFTVLTTWAKGRGLMRARMTEMSLPLDIFAKSARSSTTRVPGTAIFMNSGSSGTPSALLHNIKHNKVLHERVVVLTVQIADVPYVKDDNRCEIMSLGDGFYRVILHYGFMQETDVPQALQRREMCGGPFDMMKTSFFLSRQTLLSADKPGMKVWREKLFSWMMRNSATPMEFFRLPTNRVVELGSQVEI encoded by the coding sequence ATGAGTGCAACCACAAACGATCGCGAATCCGCCAAGCTCAAGCTGGCAGTCGGGGCTATCGGGATCGTCTTTGGCGATATCGGTACAAGCCCGCTCTACGCCTTTCGCGAAACCTTTCGCGGCCCTCACGAACTGCCCATCGACGACCTGCACATCCTGGGTGTGCTGAGCCTGATATTCTGGTCGATGACGCTGATCGTCTCGATCCAGTATGTCAGCATCCTGATGCGTGCGGACAACAAGGGGCAGGGCGGCAGCCTGGCGTTGGTGGCGCTCCTCTCGCGCACCATCGGCAAAACGCGATACAGCGGCGTGGTGGTCATGCTGGGCGTTGCGGCGACGGCGCTGTTCTACGGCGATTCGATGATCACCCCGGCAATTTCCGTGCTCTCTGCGGTAGAGGGCCTGAGCGTGGTCAACCCGGGGATGGAACGCTGGATCATCCCTATTGCCCTGGTCCTGCTGGTGTCGCTTTTCCTGCTGCAAAAGCGCGGCTCGGCCAAGGTCGGCATGATGTTTGCGCCGGTGATGTCGGTCTATTTCGTCGTGCTGGCGGTTCTGGGCGTTGGCTACATCTTCGCCGCACCGGAAATTTTGCGCGCTCTGAACCCTTACTACATGGTGCAGTTCTTCCTGACTGATGGATACACGGCCTTCCTCGCATTGGGATCGGTCGTTCTGGCGGTGACGGGGGCGGAGGCGCTCTACTCGGACATGGGGCATTTCGGTCGCGGACCGATGCGCCTGTCGTGGTTCGGTTTCGTCATGCCCTGCCTGCTGCTCAACTATTTCGGCCAGGGCGCCATGATCCTCAGCCTGCCCGATGCGGCGGCGGAAGAGGCGATCCTCAACCCGTTCTTCTATCTCGCCAGCGATGCCTATCGCCTGCCGCTGGTGATCCTGGCGACCTGCGCCACCTTCATCGCCAGCCAGGCGGTGATTTCCGGCGCCTTCAGCGTCACCCACCAGGCCATTCAGCTTGGTTTCGTGCCGCGCCTGTCGATCCGCCACACCAGTGACGAGCACGAGGGCCAGATCTACATCCCGGTCATCAACTGGATGCTGATGCTGGCGGTGATCCTGCTGGTGCTGTTCTTCCAGAACTCGTCCAACCTCGCCAGCGCCTATGGCATCGCGGTGACGGGGGCGATGATGATCGACACGCTGCTGATGGCCGTTCTGCTGCTGATGGTGTGGAAGTGGAAATGGTGGCTGGCGACGCCGGTGATCGCGCTGTTCGTGCTGGTGGACGGCGCCTATTTCGCCGCGAACCTGACCAAGGTGCCGGATGGTGGCTGGTTCCCGCTGATCGTCGGCGCGATGGCCTTCACCGTGCTCACCACCTGGGCCAAGGGCCGCGGACTGATGCGCGCGCGCATGACCGAGATGAGCCTGCCGCTGGACATCTTCGCCAAGAGCGCCCGATCCAGCACCACGCGCGTGCCCGGGACGGCGATCTTCATGAATTCCGGCTCCAGCGGCACGCCGTCCGCGCTGTTGCACAACATCAAGCACAACAAGGTGCTGCACGAACGGGTCGTTGTGCTCACCGTGCAGATTGCCGACGTGCCCTATGTCAAGGATGACAATCGCTGCGAGATCATGAGCCTTGGCGACGGGTTCTATCGCGTGATCCTGCATTACGGGTTCATGCAGGAAACCGACGTGCCTCAGGCCCTGCAACGGCGCGAGATGTGTGGCGGCCCGTTCGACATGATGAAGACCAGCTTCTTCCTCAGCCGCCAGACGTTGCTGAGCGCCGACAAGCCCGGCATGAAGGTCTGGCGCGAAAAGCTGTTCTCCTGGATGATGCGCAATTCGGCAACACCGATGGAGTTCTTCCGCCTTCCCACCAACCGCGTGGTGGAACTGGGAAGCCAGGTGGAAATCTAG
- a CDS encoding inner membrane-spanning protein YciB, with product MTSQTKPKGNGWLNVAVDYGPLVVFYLAYKYFSPENDNDMAGEIFAVIRGTLAFIVAAVIALAVSKWRLGKVSPMLMLSTALIVGFGALTVYFQDERFIEWKPSIVYALFAAVLLIGYARGKSLLKVLLEAAFDGLSDEGWLKLSRNWGLFFIALAALNTVLIYTVSFETWLGMKLWLFLPLTFLFTFSQVPMLMRHGLDVGDTEEAAEKALKNEPPTG from the coding sequence ATGACTTCCCAAACCAAACCCAAGGGCAACGGCTGGCTGAACGTGGCGGTCGATTACGGCCCGCTGGTGGTGTTCTACCTCGCCTACAAGTATTTCTCGCCGGAGAACGACAACGACATGGCGGGCGAGATCTTCGCCGTCATCCGTGGCACCCTGGCCTTCATCGTGGCCGCCGTCATCGCGCTGGCGGTGAGCAAGTGGCGGCTGGGCAAGGTCAGCCCCATGCTGATGCTGTCGACCGCGCTGATCGTCGGTTTTGGGGCCTTGACGGTCTATTTCCAGGACGAACGTTTCATCGAGTGGAAGCCCAGCATCGTCTATGCGCTGTTCGCCGCCGTGCTGCTGATCGGCTACGCACGCGGAAAATCGCTGCTGAAGGTGCTGCTGGAAGCCGCGTTCGACGGGCTTTCCGACGAAGGCTGGCTCAAGCTGTCGCGCAACTGGGGCCTGTTTTTCATCGCGCTGGCAGCACTCAACACCGTGCTGATCTACACCGTCAGCTTCGAGACGTGGCTGGGCATGAAGCTATGGCTGTTCCTGCCGCTGACCTTCCTGTTCACCTTCAGCCAGGTGCCAATGCTGATGCGGCACGGGCTGGACGTCGGGGACACGGAAGAGGCGGCCGAAAAGGCGCTGAAGAACGAGCCGCCGACAGGGTGA
- the ftsY gene encoding signal recognition particle-docking protein FtsY gives MSEPTWTDKLFGGFRKTSERLSENLTGVIGTAKLDDATLDDVEDALILSDLGPSAAARIRARLAEKRFGLSMTERELREAVAEEIAAILRPVAVPLQVNAFPRPQVILVIGVNGSGKTTTIAKLGHWFMEDDYGVLLAAGDTFRAAAIGQLKIWADRIGVPIVTGPEGGDPASIVYDAVKQATDTGIDALIVDTAGRLQNKRELMDELAKIRKVLGRLNPEAPHDVVLVLDATNGQNALGQIEIFKEVAGVTGLIMTKLDGTARGGVLVAAAEQFGLPIHAIGVGETLDDLRPFDPDLVARVIAGVA, from the coding sequence GTGAGCGAACCGACCTGGACCGACAAGCTGTTCGGCGGCTTTCGCAAGACGTCGGAACGTCTGTCCGAGAACCTGACCGGCGTCATCGGCACGGCGAAGCTGGACGATGCGACGCTCGACGATGTCGAGGATGCGCTGATCCTCTCCGACCTTGGCCCCAGCGCCGCCGCCCGCATCCGCGCCAGGCTGGCGGAAAAACGCTTTGGCCTCAGCATGACCGAACGCGAACTGCGCGAGGCGGTGGCCGAGGAAATTGCCGCGATCCTGCGCCCCGTCGCCGTGCCGTTACAGGTGAACGCCTTTCCGCGCCCGCAAGTGATCCTGGTCATCGGGGTCAACGGCAGCGGCAAGACCACCACCATCGCCAAGCTGGGGCACTGGTTCATGGAGGACGATTACGGCGTGCTGCTGGCCGCCGGCGATACTTTTCGCGCCGCCGCGATCGGTCAGCTCAAGATCTGGGCAGACAGGATCGGCGTGCCCATCGTAACCGGGCCGGAGGGCGGCGACCCGGCATCGATCGTCTACGACGCAGTCAAGCAGGCGACCGACACGGGCATCGACGCGCTGATCGTGGACACCGCCGGACGGCTGCAGAACAAGCGCGAGCTGATGGACGAGCTCGCCAAGATCCGCAAAGTGCTGGGCCGCCTCAACCCCGAGGCGCCGCATGACGTGGTGCTGGTGCTGGATGCCACGAACGGCCAGAACGCGCTGGGCCAGATCGAGATCTTCAAGGAGGTTGCGGGCGTCACCGGCCTCATCATGACCAAGCTTGACGGCACTGCGCGCGGCGGCGTGCTGGTGGCGGCGGCCGAGCAGTTCGGCCTGCCCATCCATGCCATCGGCGTCGGCGAAACGCTGGATGATCTGCGGCCCTTCGATCCCGATCTCGTCGCGCGCGTGATTGCAGGCGTGGCTTAA
- a CDS encoding MiaB/RimO family radical SAM methylthiotransferase: MNAQVINLGCRLNLAESERIAAMLAGEDVVVVNSCAVTGEAVRQTRQAIRRARRDRPSARLIVTGCASEIEREQIAAMPEVDGIVANAAKLDARAWNMPTRAIAPQDRTRAFIAVQNGCDHACTFCVIPQGRGASRSLPVADVLREIERHLAHGAPEVVLTGVDTASWGHDLPRQPPLGELVAAVLGAFPELSRLRLSSLDGPAVDPLLEDLFAAEPRLMPHLHLSLQHGADLILKRMKRRHSRADAVDLVNRIRARRPDLAVGADLIAGFPTETEAHHAQNLSIIAELGVVHGHVFPYSPRPQTPAARMPQVPHETIRRRAADLRAASTAARDVWLGTLVGTPLRVLAERGGTGYAANFARVAVPGGTLPGTLVTIIPTAHEKGLLT, translated from the coding sequence TTGAACGCCCAGGTCATCAATCTGGGCTGCCGGCTCAACCTGGCAGAAAGCGAGCGGATTGCGGCGATGCTGGCAGGCGAGGACGTGGTCGTCGTCAACTCCTGCGCGGTCACTGGCGAAGCTGTGCGCCAGACCCGGCAGGCAATCCGCCGCGCCCGGCGCGATCGGCCCTCGGCCCGGCTCATCGTTACCGGCTGCGCATCAGAGATCGAGCGCGAGCAGATTGCCGCCATGCCCGAGGTGGACGGGATCGTGGCCAACGCCGCCAAGCTGGATGCCCGCGCCTGGAACATGCCGACGCGCGCCATCGCGCCGCAGGATCGCACCCGCGCCTTCATCGCCGTGCAGAACGGCTGCGACCACGCCTGCACGTTCTGCGTCATTCCGCAGGGGCGCGGGGCCAGCCGATCGCTGCCGGTGGCCGACGTGCTGCGCGAGATCGAGCGCCATCTCGCCCACGGCGCGCCAGAGGTCGTGCTCACCGGTGTCGACACGGCAAGCTGGGGGCACGACCTGCCCAGACAACCGCCGCTCGGCGAACTGGTCGCTGCCGTGCTGGGGGCCTTTCCCGAGCTTTCGCGCCTGCGCCTCTCCTCGCTCGACGGGCCGGCGGTCGATCCCCTGTTGGAGGACCTTTTCGCTGCCGAGCCACGCCTCATGCCGCACCTGCACCTGTCGCTGCAACACGGCGCGGACCTGATCCTGAAGCGCATGAAGCGCCGCCACAGCCGCGCCGATGCCGTTGACCTGGTGAACCGCATCCGCGCGCGCCGTCCCGATCTGGCCGTGGGGGCCGACCTGATCGCCGGCTTTCCGACGGAGACGGAGGCGCATCACGCGCAAAACCTGTCGATCATTGCTGAGCTGGGCGTGGTTCATGGCCACGTCTTTCCCTACTCGCCCCGCCCGCAAACGCCCGCCGCGCGGATGCCGCAGGTGCCGCACGAGACCATCCGCCGCCGCGCCGCAGACCTGCGCGCCGCCAGCACCGCCGCACGTGACGTCTGGCTCGGCACGCTTGTGGGCACTCCGCTGCGCGTCCTCGCCGAACGGGGCGGCACCGGCTATGCGGCAAATTTCGCGCGGGTCGCGGTGCCTGGGGGAACGCTGCCGGGCACCCTGGTCACCATCATTCCGACAGCACACGAAAAAGGGCTTCTGACGTGA
- the dapF gene encoding diaminopimelate epimerase, with translation MRVPFVKMHGLGNDFVVLDAREQALPTLAPAIVRALADRHEGIGCDQLILLEPSDTASAAMRIFNRDGSEVESCGNANRAVGVLLGQPARVATKGGMVELRPDADGIAVTLDPPRFDWDAIPLAYAMDTLTLPLGWEELEQPAAVNVGNPHVVFFVEDNDAVPLERLGPIIETDSVFPHKINVNVATVEDRKTIRLRVWERGAGLTRACGTGACATAVAAMRRGLADRAVTVHLPGGALSIAWREDGHIVMTGPATEAYRGSFEWDDYA, from the coding sequence ATGCGGGTTCCCTTTGTGAAAATGCATGGCCTCGGCAACGATTTCGTCGTGCTGGATGCGCGCGAGCAGGCCCTGCCCACGCTCGCCCCCGCAATTGTGCGCGCGCTGGCGGACCGGCACGAAGGGATCGGCTGCGACCAGCTTATCCTTCTCGAACCAAGCGATACCGCCAGCGCCGCCATGCGCATATTCAACCGCGACGGCAGCGAGGTGGAATCGTGCGGCAACGCGAACCGTGCGGTGGGCGTTCTGCTCGGCCAGCCGGCCCGCGTGGCTACCAAGGGCGGCATGGTCGAACTGCGCCCCGATGCGGACGGGATCGCCGTCACGCTCGATCCCCCCAGGTTCGATTGGGACGCGATCCCGCTAGCCTACGCCATGGATACGCTCACCCTGCCGCTGGGCTGGGAGGAACTGGAACAACCTGCGGCCGTCAACGTCGGCAATCCGCACGTCGTGTTCTTCGTGGAAGACAACGACGCCGTCCCGCTGGAACGGCTGGGGCCGATCATCGAGACCGACAGCGTCTTTCCGCACAAGATCAACGTCAACGTGGCCACGGTGGAGGATCGCAAGACCATCCGCCTGCGGGTGTGGGAACGCGGCGCCGGGCTGACGCGGGCTTGCGGAACCGGGGCCTGCGCCACTGCGGTTGCGGCGATGCGGCGTGGCCTGGCCGACCGTGCGGTGACGGTGCATCTTCCCGGCGGCGCGCTCTCTATCGCCTGGCGTGAGGATGGCCACATCGTGATGACCGGCCCCGCGACCGAGGCTTACCGCGGCTCGTTCGAATGGGACGACTACGCTTGA
- a CDS encoding putative bifunctional diguanylate cyclase/phosphodiesterase, translated as MPETKTEAVAVNPRKLGAAERDLVALGIAIAAVVLFVGTGGSVMPQVVRAWMGNGPAPDMVLTNALLLNIALVIFGWRRYNDLHREVGERRLAEERARELAERDPLTGCLNRRSGPPAIEALREKATRLGQEVAIMLIDLDNFKQINDLNGHQAGDRVLTTIADRITAHLPADALVIRIGGDEFACAVPFHYHARDWVDRLTDGMIEKVSAPVDFDGVTIQATISVGMAHTGGEAAAADPVSADRLIHRADIAMYHAKKRGRNRSFWFEPQMEDELRFRNELETGIREGLRNDEFQPYYEQQIDLETGTLVGFEMLARWHSPKYGVVSPEIFISIAEEIDVIGEMSEGLIRKALAHACEWHESLTLSVNISPLQLRDPWFAQKLLHLLVESGFPPARLEIEITESCLHENVGAVRAMVSSLKNQGIRISLDDFGTGYSSLSQLRSLPFDRLKIDRSFVSEIASDQADGELVRAIVSLGKGLSLPVTAEGIENGKVLDALKGMGEIKGQGYLYGRPENAEATRERLAGLGLLKSAHDRPNDLAMAAERTRMAG; from the coding sequence TTGCCCGAGACGAAAACCGAAGCCGTCGCTGTGAACCCGCGCAAGCTGGGCGCCGCCGAACGCGACCTCGTCGCGCTGGGAATCGCCATTGCCGCGGTCGTCCTGTTCGTGGGAACGGGCGGCTCGGTGATGCCGCAGGTCGTGCGCGCGTGGATGGGCAATGGTCCGGCGCCCGACATGGTGCTGACCAACGCCCTCTTGCTGAACATCGCCCTCGTGATCTTCGGCTGGCGCCGATACAACGACCTGCACCGTGAAGTGGGCGAACGCCGCCTGGCAGAGGAGCGCGCCCGCGAATTGGCTGAACGCGACCCGCTGACGGGCTGCCTCAATCGTCGCAGCGGTCCGCCCGCGATTGAGGCGCTGCGTGAAAAGGCCACCCGGCTGGGGCAGGAGGTCGCGATCATGCTGATCGACCTCGACAACTTCAAGCAGATCAATGACCTGAACGGGCATCAGGCCGGGGATCGGGTCCTCACCACCATCGCCGATCGCATCACTGCGCACTTGCCGGCCGATGCGCTGGTCATTCGCATCGGCGGCGACGAATTCGCCTGCGCCGTGCCCTTCCATTACCATGCGCGCGACTGGGTCGACCGGCTGACCGACGGGATGATCGAAAAGGTTTCCGCTCCGGTCGACTTCGACGGCGTTACGATCCAGGCGACGATCTCCGTCGGCATGGCGCATACCGGGGGAGAGGCCGCAGCAGCCGATCCGGTCAGCGCCGACCGCCTGATCCACCGCGCCGACATCGCCATGTATCACGCCAAGAAACGTGGCCGGAACCGCAGTTTCTGGTTCGAACCGCAGATGGAAGACGAACTGCGCTTCCGCAACGAGCTGGAAACCGGCATTCGCGAAGGTTTGCGGAACGACGAGTTCCAGCCCTATTACGAACAGCAGATCGATCTGGAGACCGGAACCCTCGTGGGATTCGAGATGCTGGCGCGCTGGCATTCCCCGAAATACGGCGTGGTCAGCCCGGAAATCTTCATTTCCATCGCCGAGGAAATCGACGTCATCGGGGAAATGTCCGAGGGGTTGATCCGCAAGGCGCTGGCGCATGCCTGCGAATGGCACGAAAGCCTGACCCTATCTGTCAATATTTCGCCCCTGCAGCTGCGCGATCCGTGGTTCGCGCAAAAGCTGCTGCACCTGTTGGTTGAAAGCGGGTTTCCGCCGGCACGGCTGGAAATCGAGATTACCGAAAGCTGCCTGCATGAAAATGTCGGGGCGGTGCGCGCGATGGTTTCCAGCCTCAAGAACCAGGGCATCCGCATCAGCCTGGACGATTTCGGCACCGGCTATTCCAGCCTCTCGCAATTGCGTTCGCTGCCGTTCGACCGGCTCAAGATCGACCGCAGCTTCGTGAGCGAAATCGCCAGCGACCAGGCCGACGGCGAGCTGGTGCGTGCGATCGTCTCGCTGGGCAAGGGCCTGTCGCTTCCGGTGACGGCCGAGGGCATCGAGAACGGCAAGGTGCTCGATGCGTTGAAGGGCATGGGCGAGATCAAGGGCCAGGGCTACCTTTACGGCCGGCCCGAAAATGCCGAAGCAACGCGCGAACGACTGGCGGGGTTGGGTTTGCTCAAGAGCGCGCACGATCGCCCGAACGACCTCGCGATGGCCGCCGAACGTACGCGCATGGCAGGCTGA
- a CDS encoding EVE domain-containing protein — protein sequence MPNHWLIKTEPFKYAWDDLVADGETVWDGVRNHRAANNLRAMAKGDPLFWYHSREGLEIVAIAEVSEAGLLDPTDADGKWPTVKVRPVKKLARPVTLKEIKAEPALEGIELVRLSRLSVAKITDSEWKHILAMSER from the coding sequence TTGCCCAACCACTGGCTGATCAAGACCGAACCGTTCAAATATGCGTGGGACGATCTCGTCGCGGACGGCGAAACCGTATGGGACGGGGTGCGCAATCACCGGGCGGCGAACAATCTGCGCGCGATGGCGAAGGGCGATCCATTATTTTGGTATCATTCGCGCGAGGGGCTGGAGATCGTCGCGATTGCCGAGGTAAGCGAGGCTGGCCTGCTCGACCCGACAGATGCGGACGGCAAGTGGCCCACCGTCAAGGTCCGTCCGGTGAAAAAGCTGGCCCGGCCCGTGACATTAAAAGAGATCAAGGCCGAGCCGGCGCTTGAGGGGATCGAACTCGTTCGCCTTTCGCGCCTTTCGGTGGCCAAGATTACCGACAGCGAATGGAAGCACATTCTCGCCATGTCGGAGCGTTGA
- a CDS encoding CsbD family protein: protein MGEFTEKVKGNANEAIGKVKQQSGNPETRAEGKGQETKGEAQQLKGEVEGKLGNDI from the coding sequence ATGGGTGAGTTCACCGAAAAGGTAAAAGGCAACGCCAACGAAGCCATCGGCAAGGTAAAGCAGCAGTCGGGCAACCCCGAAACGCGCGCCGAAGGCAAGGGTCAGGAAACCAAGGGCGAGGCCCAGCAGTTGAAGGGCGAAGTCGAAGGCAAGCTCGGCAACGACATCTGA